From a single Homalodisca vitripennis isolate AUS2020 unplaced genomic scaffold, UT_GWSS_2.1 ScUCBcl_478;HRSCAF=2567, whole genome shotgun sequence genomic region:
- the LOC124370819 gene encoding uncharacterized protein LOC124370819 isoform X1 — translation MFVSINIIKLKINLTDSYFLSILGLCLFIEDGYLHKKTGLCKHYYENRNSESNVAGSHHNARRQLQPGGEPELTENIHIYDGADFEEVTKTTLFVDKSLLIKRIFDNTKHGSGILIQTPSKFGKSTNLNMVKRFFEINLDDKGNIITSEDTKNYKIFRNNYLNIYKMRQFFDRHFGKYPVVFIDYKPLSKVVTVEQMLAVFFREVMSETFSPHKYLLNDPYLWQHNRTLSWIDRDKFERFVNPELNKKLTETDIRTGFSFLCKLLHKRYETPVVVLVDNFDSFVDSPLYAQNSDIFHLMSAVNCDLLRCDSVGRSVVTGLIRGSGPTVAVGELLPANIGEARQVWPYFGLSGSELGELLVPIISDPEAREKAIGRIVHSYSGYSVATFEVGEDGSGQLLDSQTCSVWSVIKYMEKELAVENFSSMV, via the exons ATGTTTGTCTCTATTAACATAATAAagttaaagataaatttaacagacagttattttctttCCATTTTAGGACTATGTTTGTTTATCGAAGATGGTTATCTACATAAGAAGACGGGGTTATGTAAGCATTATTATGAGAACCGGAATAGTGAGTCTAATGTTGCTGGTTCCCATCACAATGCAAGAAGACAGTTACAGCCAGGAGGTGAGCCA GAATTAACagaaaacatacatatttatgaTGGAGCTGACTTCGAAGAGGTGACTAAAACGACGTTGTTTGTCGACAAATCACTACTTATTAAGAGAATATTTGACAATACAAAACATGGATCAGGAATATTAATACAAACACCCAGCAAGTTTGGAAAATCTACCAACTTAAATATGGTCAAACGTTTCTTCGAAATCAATCTTGACGACAAGGGTAATATTATAACGAGTGAAGATACGAAGAACTACAAGATATTTAGAAATAACTATTTGAACATTTACAAAATGAGGCAGTTTTTCGACAGGCACTTTGGCAAATATCCCGTCGTTTTTATAGACTACAAACCACTCAGCAAGGTCGTTACTGTGGAACAGATGTTGGCGGTCTTCTTCAGGGAAGTGATGTCAGAAACCTTTTCTCCGCACAAGTACTTATTGAACGATCCTTACCTGTGGCAACATAATAGAACTTTAAGTTGGATAGACAGAGATAAGTTTGAACGGTTCGTAAATCCCGAACTGAATAAGAAGTTGACGGAAACTGACATAAGAACTGGATTCAGTTTCCTGTGCAAACTTTTGCACAAGCGATACGAGACGCCGGTGGTGGTATTGGTCGATAACTTCGACAGTTTCGTTGATAGTCCCTTGTACGCTCAGAACTCCGACATATTCCACCTGATGAGTGCGGTGAACTGTGATTTACTGCGATGTGATAGTGTGGGGCGATCTGTGGTGACGGGGTTGATACGGGGTTCAGGTCCGACGGTAGCAGTAGGGGAGCTCCTGCCCGCTAACATCGGGGAGGCACGTCAGGTGTGGCCGTACTTTGGGTTGAGTGGTTCCGAACTGGGGGAGCTTTTGGTTCCGATCATCAGCGATCCTGAGGCAAGGGAGAAGGCCATCGGTAGAATAGTTCACAGTTACAGCGGTTACAGTGTTGCCACGTTCGAGGTAGGAGAGGACGGCAGTGGACAACTATTGGACTCTCAGACCTGCAGCGTGTGGTCGGTCATCAAGTACATGGAGAAAGAACTGGCTGTAGAGAACTTTAGCTCTATGGTATGA
- the LOC124370819 gene encoding uncharacterized protein LOC124370819 isoform X2: MVIYIRRRGYVSIIMRTGIVSLMLLVPITMQEDSYSQEELTENIHIYDGADFEEVTKTTLFVDKSLLIKRIFDNTKHGSGILIQTPSKFGKSTNLNMVKRFFEINLDDKGNIITSEDTKNYKIFRNNYLNIYKMRQFFDRHFGKYPVVFIDYKPLSKVVTVEQMLAVFFREVMSETFSPHKYLLNDPYLWQHNRTLSWIDRDKFERFVNPELNKKLTETDIRTGFSFLCKLLHKRYETPVVVLVDNFDSFVDSPLYAQNSDIFHLMSAVNCDLLRCDSVGRSVVTGLIRGSGPTVAVGELLPANIGEARQVWPYFGLSGSELGELLVPIISDPEAREKAIGRIVHSYSGYSVATFEVGEDGSGQLLDSQTCSVWSVIKYMEKELAVENFSSMV; the protein is encoded by the exons ATGGTTATCTACATAAGAAGACGGGGTTATGTAAGCATTATTATGAGAACCGGAATAGTGAGTCTAATGTTGCTGGTTCCCATCACAATGCAAGAAGACAGTTACAGCCAGGAG GAATTAACagaaaacatacatatttatgaTGGAGCTGACTTCGAAGAGGTGACTAAAACGACGTTGTTTGTCGACAAATCACTACTTATTAAGAGAATATTTGACAATACAAAACATGGATCAGGAATATTAATACAAACACCCAGCAAGTTTGGAAAATCTACCAACTTAAATATGGTCAAACGTTTCTTCGAAATCAATCTTGACGACAAGGGTAATATTATAACGAGTGAAGATACGAAGAACTACAAGATATTTAGAAATAACTATTTGAACATTTACAAAATGAGGCAGTTTTTCGACAGGCACTTTGGCAAATATCCCGTCGTTTTTATAGACTACAAACCACTCAGCAAGGTCGTTACTGTGGAACAGATGTTGGCGGTCTTCTTCAGGGAAGTGATGTCAGAAACCTTTTCTCCGCACAAGTACTTATTGAACGATCCTTACCTGTGGCAACATAATAGAACTTTAAGTTGGATAGACAGAGATAAGTTTGAACGGTTCGTAAATCCCGAACTGAATAAGAAGTTGACGGAAACTGACATAAGAACTGGATTCAGTTTCCTGTGCAAACTTTTGCACAAGCGATACGAGACGCCGGTGGTGGTATTGGTCGATAACTTCGACAGTTTCGTTGATAGTCCCTTGTACGCTCAGAACTCCGACATATTCCACCTGATGAGTGCGGTGAACTGTGATTTACTGCGATGTGATAGTGTGGGGCGATCTGTGGTGACGGGGTTGATACGGGGTTCAGGTCCGACGGTAGCAGTAGGGGAGCTCCTGCCCGCTAACATCGGGGAGGCACGTCAGGTGTGGCCGTACTTTGGGTTGAGTGGTTCCGAACTGGGGGAGCTTTTGGTTCCGATCATCAGCGATCCTGAGGCAAGGGAGAAGGCCATCGGTAGAATAGTTCACAGTTACAGCGGTTACAGTGTTGCCACGTTCGAGGTAGGAGAGGACGGCAGTGGACAACTATTGGACTCTCAGACCTGCAGCGTGTGGTCGGTCATCAAGTACATGGAGAAAGAACTGGCTGTAGAGAACTTTAGCTCTATGGTATGA